Part of the Blastocatellia bacterium genome is shown below.
AGGTATGACAATGACAGGGGAAATCTTGGGAACACCTTGTTATATGTCCCCAGAACAAGCTCGTGGGCGCATTAGCAGTTTAGATAGACGCACAGATGTTTATTCACTTGGAATAACTCTATATGAAATACTTGTTCATCAGCTACCTTTTGAAGGTTTTAGCCCGATGGATATTTTGTTAGAAGTCTTAAATAAAGAAGCTCCTCTTTTAAGACAAATAGATCCAAACATTCCAATACATATAGAAACAATAGTTGCTAAATGTTTAGAAAAAGACCCTCAACGTCGTTATGAATCAGCAAAAGCATTAGCCGAAGATCTAAACCGTTATTTAGATGGGACAGCAATTCAAGCAAAGCCTGTTAGTTGGTCTTATCGAATGATACAAAAGGCCAAAAATCATAAAATTGCTGTTGCTTCTTTAGCTGTTGCGTTAATAGTTGTATTGGTTTCTGCTGGTGTTAGTTTAAGGACAAGACTAAATGCTGCTCAACAAGCTTACTTAGCACAACAATTTGGTCAAGAAGTAAAAGAAATTGAAAGCATTATGTTATTTGGAAATGTTTTACCTTTGCATAACTTAAGTAGAGAAAAGGATTTAGTAAAACAAAAAATAAAAGATATAAGCCAACAAATGTTAAAACTAGGCACTTTAGCAGAAGGGCCGGGTAATTATGCTTTAGGACAAGGCTATTTGGCTTTAGGTGATTATTCTAAAGCTAGAGAGCATTTAGAAATAGCTTTAGCTAATGGTTATAATAGTCCAGAAATCAATTATAGCTTAGGTCAAACCCTTGGCGCACTCTACCAAGAAGCTTTAATTGAAACAGAACGTATTACAAACTCAGAACTTCGTAAAGCACGGGAAGAACAAATAGAAAAAGAGCTTCGTAGTCCAGCACTTTTATATTTACGCAAAAGCAAAGGCTCAAATCGTGTTTCACCTGCTTATGCAGAAGGTTTAGTAGCTTTTTATGAAAAAAATTATATGGATGCTTTGGAGAAAACCCAAAAAGCTTTTAGTGAAATACCTTCTCTTTATGAAGCAAAAAAGCTAGAAGGTGATATTTATGTAAAATTAGCTGATAGCAAACAAGAAACAGGAAAATACCAGAAGCAAAAGAAGATTATAAAAGGCTGGAGAAGCTTATAAAGTTGCTATAACAATTGGAGAGAGTGCTGGAAATGTTTATGAGGGGAGAATGTCATAGATATTCCAGAATAATGGAAGTAGCAATTATAAATAGTGAAAAAGATCTTTATCAAAC
Proteins encoded:
- a CDS encoding protein kinase, with the translated sequence MTGEILGTPCYMSPEQARGRISSLDRRTDVYSLGITLYEILVHQLPFEGFSPMDILLEVLNKEAPLLRQIDPNIPIHIETIVAKCLEKDPQRRYESAKALAEDLNRYLDGTAIQAKPVSWSYRMIQKAKNHKIAVASLAVALIVVLVSAGVSLRTRLNAAQQAYLAQQFGQEVKEIESIMLFGNVLPLHNLSREKDLVKQKIKDISQQMLKLGTLAEGPGNYALGQGYLALGDYSKAREHLEIALANGYNSPEINYSLGQTLGALYQEALIETERITNSELRKAREEQIEKELRSPALLYLRKSKGSNRVSPAYAEGLVAFYEKNYMDALEKTQKAFSEIPSLYEAKKLEGDIYVKLADSKQETGKYQKQKKIIKGWRSL